The nucleotide window CGAGCTGATCGCCTATGCCAAGGCCAATCCGGGCAAACTCAACATGGCATCGTCAGGCAACGGCTCGACGATCCACATGTCGGGCGAACTGTTCAAGATGCTGACCGGCATCAACATGCAGCACGTGCCCTACCGCGGCGGCGCTCCGGCCCTCACCGACATGCTCTCCGGCCAGATGCATGTCATGTTCGACAATCTTCCGACCTGCGCCGAGCACGTCAAATCTGGCAAGCTGCGCGGGCTTGCAGTCACCAGCACGACGCGCTCGGACGTACTGCCGGACCTGCCGCTGGTCGCCGATTTCCTCCCCGGCTACGAGGCAAGCGCCTGGTACGGCCTCGCAGCGCCCAAGGGCACGCCGCCGGAAATCATCGGTACCCTCAACAAGGCAGTGAACGAAATCCTCGCCGATCCCAAAGCAAAGACACGCTTCGCCGAGATCGGCGCCATCCTGCTGCCGGGCTCGCCCGCCGATTTCGGCAAGCTGGTAGCGGACGAGACCGAGAAGTGGGGCAAGGTGGTCAAGTTCGCCGGCGCGAAGGTGGATTAGGCGGTCATCCAACTGGCGGCGAGGTAAGCCAGTAGTGTCTGCGTGCAGGCACGGATCGGCCGCGCCGGATGTCCGCAGTAGACCCGATTGTGTTGCAAAACTCCCATTGAGGCGACTCGCGAACCGTGATTCCGTTGATGGAGAGGGCATCAGCGGGAGCGGCGCATGATGGGGCGGCGGGAGGATGGACAAGGACAGTTTTTCTATTCGTTTGATCTCGACAAGGTGGTCCCGCCCGATCATCTGGTGCGGCAGATCGACGGTCTGCTCGACCTGAGCTGGGTGCACAAGGAGTTGGCGCCCTATTACTCGCACACGGGGCGGCCCTCGATTGACCCGGTGCTGATGATCCGGATGCTGATCGTTGGCTACGTGTTTGCGCTCCGCTCGGAGCGCCGGCTATGCGCTGAAGTCCAGGTCAACCTGGCCTACAGGTGGTTCTGCAAGCTCGGCATTGAGGACAGGATTCCCGATCATTCTGTCTTCTCCCCTGCGCGGCATGAACGCTTCCGGGAGAGCGACGCTCTGCGTCGGGTCTTCGAGGGTGTCGTGGCAATGTGCATTGCGACCGGGCTGGTTGGGGGCGAAGCGTTCTCGATCGATGCGAGCCTGATCAAAGCGGATGTGGATAAGAAGAAGCGGATGCCCGGCGACCAGCCGATTGCATGGCCGAAGGTAGAGGAGGCATCTCATGCAGTTCGCGAGTACCTCGCCGCCCTCGATACCGCCCGCGGCGATGAAGACGGTAGTGGAGATGCTGGCGGTTCAGGCAAAGGCAGCGATCGACACAAGCCTCCAAAGGAAGTCTCGCTTACCGATCCGCAAGCGACATGGGTTGCGAGGCCAGGCCTGGACCCATTCTTTGCTTATGATGCGAACTACCTGATCGACAACAAGGCCGGCATTATCATCGATGCGGTGGGCACTCGGGCGAACCGAACCGTGGAGATTGCCATCACCCAGACCATGGTGGACCGTGTTGAACGCCGCTTCGATTTGCGGCCCCAGCGGCTCGCGGGCGATACGGTCTATGGCGCGGTCAGGCTGCTCAAATGGCTGGTGGATCGCAACATCGCACCGCACGTACCGGTGTGGGACAAGTCTGCACGTACAGATGGCACCTTCAGCCGGGCCGACTTCGTCTTCGATCAACAGCGTAACATCTATATTTGCCCAGGCGGTGCGGAACTGACCAGCACGGGCAATATCGATCAAGGCCACATCGTTTATTACAGGGCCAGCAAGAGCGACTGCTCGCAGTGTTCCCTGAAGCCAAAGTGCACGACCGCGACCGCGCGCAAAATCACCCGCGACCTCAACGAAGATGTGCGGGATCGTGTCCGCGCCTTGGCCGATACGGAAGCCTTCCAGCAGTCCCGCCGTGAGCGCAAGAAGGTCGAGATGCGATTTGCGCACATGAAGCGCATTTTCCGGCTCGACCGGTTCCGGCTGCGGGGCTTGAGTGGCGTCAGAGACGAAGTGCTACTGACAGCAACTGCGCAAAACCTGAGGCGGCTGGCCAAGCTTCTCTGCCATGCCCCGCCTCTGGCACAGGCCTGCCTCGCTTAGCCGCCTCGTCAAGCGTCGATAGCGTCAACAGGTCAGACAAAAGGGAGAGCTCACCCAACGAAACCCGTAAAATCCAAAAATCAGGAGCTGAAATCGAAACCAGCCGAGTTTTGCAACAGAATCGACCCCCTAACAGACATCGCGCTTGGCAGAGTCCACTTTTCGCCGGGGCCACTGCGTTACGCTGAACCAGACGTCCGGCGGTCGGCGCTTCCGTCGACAGATGTGCCTTCGCAAGGCTCTCCCATGTGCTATTCTCATTGTATACGCCATAGGTATACCATGACGGGTATTGCAGAGTGGCTAGCATCGATCGGTTTGAGCGAGTACACCGAGCGATTCCGCGAAAACGCCATCGACCTCTCAGTCGTTCGAGATCTCACGGAGCAGGATCTAAAGGACCTGGGTGTTCTGCTTGGGCATCGCCGCAAGATGCTGCGCGCGATCGCAGAACTTCAGGGAGAGGTTCCGCGAACACCTCGAACAGGCACCAAGCCGGCGTCGGCGGACAACGCCGCGCGGCGTCAACTTACAGTCATGTTTTGCGATCTGGTCGGCTCGTCGGCCCTTTCGGCTCGCCTTGATCTCGAGGACTTGCGGGCCGTAATGGGCGCCTATCACCGCTGCATCGCAGAGGTTGTCGCCCAGAATGACGGGGTTATCGCGCGGTACATGGGAGATGGCGTGCTCGCCTATTTCGGCTATCCTCAGGCGCACGAGGACGATGCCGAACAGGCGACACGCGCCGGGCTGGCGCTGGTCGATGCCGTGGCTAAGCTCCGGACGGACCCCGCCACCGAGCTGCAGGTTCGCGTTGGCATCGCTACCGGCATGGTGGTCGTGGGCGATTTGACCGGCGAAGGCTCGGCCCAAGAGCAGACGGTCATCGGCGAGACGCCGAACTTAGCTGCGCGCCTGCAGCAGTTCGCCAGTCCCGGTACCGTGCTGATTTCCGAGAGTACGCACCGACTCACTGATGGGCATTTCGAATACCGCGATCTCGGTCCTGTCGCGCTTAAAGGATGGGCGGAGCCAATACCAGCTTGGCAGGTCCTGGGAACGACCGAAGTGGAAAGCCGTTTCGAGGCACAGCACAAAACCCGATTGGCGCCGCCAATTGGGCGTGACGAGGAAATCGAGATGCTGTTGCGTCGCTGGCAGCACGCCAAGCGTGGCGAAGGTTGCGCCGTGATGCTCACCGGAGAGCCCGGTATCGGCAAGTCGCACATTGCTTTAGCGCTTGACGAGCGGCTCCACGCCGAACCGCACATCACGGTGCGCCAGTTCTGCTCGGCGCACCACACTAACAGTGCGCTGTATCCATTCATCCGCCAGCTCGAACGGGCTGCCCGGTTCGAGCGGAGCGACCCGCCGGCGGAGAAGTTCGCCAAGCTTGAAGCGCTGCTCGTGCGGTCCGGCGCTGATGCCGACCGCGTCGTGCTACCTCTGGCCAACCTTCTGTCGATACCACCCAGTGACCGTTACCGCATGCCAGAGCTGAGCCCGCAGAAGCGCAAGGAGATAACATTGGCGGCGTTTTTGACTCAGCTCAATGGCTTGGCGGCGCGACAGCCCGTGTTTGTCATTGTTGAGGATGTCCATTGGGCGGATCCGACGTCGCTGGAGCTGCTCACGATGACCTTGGAACAGGTACCGCGGCTTCGGGTGCTACTGCTCATCACCGCGAGGCCCGAGTTCGCGCCGCCCTGGCCAGGTCATGCACATGTGACGACGATCTCGCTCACGCGGCTGAACCGGCGCGACGGGGCGGCGTTAATCGA belongs to Bradyrhizobium icense and includes:
- a CDS encoding Bug family tripartite tricarboxylate transporter substrate binding protein gives rise to the protein MKYQRRQFLQFVAGAAALHVTSSIASAQAYPSRPVRLVIGYTPGGSADLTSRLMGQWLSEKLGQSFVIENRPGGGTNIATEQVLRATPDGYTLLLVAPANAINATLYDKLPFDFMKEMEPIAGLIRFPNVVVVHPSLPIKSIPELIAYAKANPGKLNMASSGNGSTIHMSGELFKMLTGINMQHVPYRGGAPALTDMLSGQMHVMFDNLPTCAEHVKSGKLRGLAVTSTTRSDVLPDLPLVADFLPGYEASAWYGLAAPKGTPPEIIGTLNKAVNEILADPKAKTRFAEIGAILLPGSPADFGKLVADETEKWGKVVKFAGAKVD
- a CDS encoding IS1182 family transposase, which translates into the protein MMGRREDGQGQFFYSFDLDKVVPPDHLVRQIDGLLDLSWVHKELAPYYSHTGRPSIDPVLMIRMLIVGYVFALRSERRLCAEVQVNLAYRWFCKLGIEDRIPDHSVFSPARHERFRESDALRRVFEGVVAMCIATGLVGGEAFSIDASLIKADVDKKKRMPGDQPIAWPKVEEASHAVREYLAALDTARGDEDGSGDAGGSGKGSDRHKPPKEVSLTDPQATWVARPGLDPFFAYDANYLIDNKAGIIIDAVGTRANRTVEIAITQTMVDRVERRFDLRPQRLAGDTVYGAVRLLKWLVDRNIAPHVPVWDKSARTDGTFSRADFVFDQQRNIYICPGGAELTSTGNIDQGHIVYYRASKSDCSQCSLKPKCTTATARKITRDLNEDVRDRVRALADTEAFQQSRRERKKVEMRFAHMKRIFRLDRFRLRGLSGVRDEVLLTATAQNLRRLAKLLCHAPPLAQACLA